Within the Opitutales bacterium genome, the region CCCATTCCTCCTTGGAAAAAGACCCTAGTTCACTGACGGATCATCCGGAGCGTCGGCGAGAAAGCGCATCTCTGGTGACACTTCGCGAATGATAGTCCGCCACAAATCATCCCCCTGCACATCCTCCAAAGCGTCGCTGCTTACAGGCGTTACCACCCAGGAATCTTGCTCAAGCTCACCTTCTAATTGCCCCTGAGACCAGCCGGAGTAACCGACAAATCCACGCAATTCTATTTCAGGATCATGACTGATAAGCTCGCGCGCCTTGTCGGGATTAATACCGAAGTGGAGTTGAAACCTACCTTGTTCCAGGTGCCATTGCCAAGCGGTCAAAATCATCTGGTCTGGCGATGCGGGACCGCCTACATATAAGGGCACGTCCGCAAGATCTGTATAGGAAAATTTCCCATCAAATT harbors:
- a CDS encoding YqgE/AlgH family protein, with the protein product MRNSEFGQTESVSALAGSLLLAHPELKDPNFNKSVVLISAHSTDDGALGVILNRPMGQSLAQFDGKFSYTDLADVPLYVGGPASPDQMILTAWQWHLEQGRFQLHFGINPDKARELISHDPEIELRGFVGYSGWSQGQLEGELEQDSWVVTPVSSDALEDVQGDDLWRTIIREVSPEMRFLADAPDDPSVN